GGGCGCAGAGCTTCCCAACGGCATAAAAATCAAGAAGGCAAAGATAAGAGGCACCGAGTCCTGCGGAATGATCTGCGCTGAGGACGAGATAGGTATTTCCGACAACCACGACGGAATCATGATACTCCCCGACAGCCTTGAGGCGGGTTCGGATGTGAACGACTATCTCGGACTGCCCGACACCGTAATGGAAATAGGCATCACCCCCAACAGGGCTGACTGCCTCAGCATGGTAGGCTATGCAAGAGAGATAGCGGCAATCTACGGCCTTAAGCTGAAAGAGAGAACCTTTGAACTGAAAGAGACCGACGACAAAGCTGAAAACTACGGCGGCGTTGTTCTGGAAAATAAAGAGGCATGCCCCACATACATGGCAAGGGTCATCAGGGATGTTACCATCGCTCCCTCGCCCGTGTGGATGCAGAACCGTCTGCGTGCGGTGGGCATCCGCCCCATAAACAACGTGGTTGACGTCACTAACTATGTGATGTTCGAATACGGCCAGCCTCAGCACACTTTCGACCTGCGTGAGATCGAGGGCAAGATAATCGTCCGCAACGCAAAAGCGGGCGAAAAGCTCCTTATGCTGGATGAAAAAGAGCGTACCTTCACCGATGAGATGCTCCTGATAACTGACGAGAAAAAGATTCTGGCTCTCGGCGGAGTAATGGGCGGCGAGCATTCGGGAATCCATGACGACACTAAGGACGTTTTCCTTGAGTGTGCATATTTCGAGCCGAAACAGACAAGAAAAACTGCCAGAAAACTCGGAATGAATTCCGATGCGGCATACAGATATGAAAGGGGAGCAGATCCCGCCAACCCCGTTAAAATGGTTGACTACGGCGCATACCTTCTTCAGGAGGTTGCCGGAGGTAAGGTCTGCAAGGGCAAACTGGGCGAATACACAGAGCCTGTGCCTGCTAAGGTCACAGTCACAACCGAGTGGATAAACAGCTATCTGGGTACCTCTGTGTCCCATGAGCAGATAGTGAAAATCCTGTCCGACCTGCACCTTAACCCCGAAGTGAACGGCACCGCAATAACTGTCACCGCACCTTCGTACAGAGTGGATATTTCTACAAATCAGGATATAGCGGAAGAAGTTGCGAGGATGTACGGCTACGACAACATCCCCACGACACTGCCCCGCATAGATGCCGACTCAAAACCCATGAGCAGACTGCTCACGGCAAGACGTGACATCGCAAACCAGATGAAGACTCTGGGATTCAATGAGGCAGTTAACTACTCCTTCATGAAGGACGATTTTTTAAAGCTGTTTGATGATGAAGCCAAGTTTGTCAAACTTCTGAACCCTATTTCAGAGGACATGAACACCATGAGAACCCAAGTGTTCCCCGGACTGCTTGCCACAATAAAATTTAACCTTAACAACGGTTTCAAACAGGCGAAGTTCTTTGAGTTTGCATCATCGTTTATCAAAACCGATGAAAAACTTCCCGAACAGCGCATGAAGTTTGCGGCGGCCGTTGCCGGACAGTTCTGGCCTATGAGCTGGGCAGCTCCCGCACCCGTCGAGCCTTTCTTCGCTCTTAAAGGAGTGCTTGAAAACGTGCTGAACGGATATAAGATTAAGGCGGAATATGTCAGAAGCGACAGACACTTCCTGCATCCCGGCAAAGCGGCTGAGGTTATGGTGGACGGCAAGTCCATCGGCTTCATAGGTGAGCTTCACCCCGCAGTGGCCGACGAGGCGGACGTTCGTGAGAACGTGGTGCTGTTCGAGGTCGATATGCCAGAGCTGATTGCAAACGCCACTTTCCAGTACAAGTTTGCGGAGTTCAGCAAGTTCCCCTCTGTTTACAAGGATATATCCGTTGTCGTGGACTGCTCCACAGCATCAGTTGATATGATAAACTGCATCAAAGGCACAAGCAAACTGGCGGAAGATGCGTTCCTGTTCGATGTCTACTCGGGCAAGGGAATTGAAGAGGGCAGGGAGAGCCGCACCTATCGTGTGTATTTCACCGCCTCCGACAGAACCCTGACGGACGAGGAGACCAACGGTCAGCTTCAGAAGATGATAGATAATCTCACGAAAGAGTTTAACGCTCAGCTGAGATAACAGAAAATGCAAAGCCTCCCGAAAGGGAGGCTTTTTTTATGCCGTCAGTCCCGCACGCATCCTTGCCGCATCTGCCGCAGGCGGTGCGCCGAACATTCTTGAATATTCCCTGCTGAACTGCGAAGGGCTTTCATAGCCCACTCTGTATGCCGTGCTGGCGGCATCAGCAGTCTCTGCTATCATTATCCGTCTGGCCTCTGTGAGCCTCAGCTTCTTCTGAAACTGTAAAGGACTCATGGCGGTGACCTCTTTGAAGTGATGATGAAATGTGGATTGGCTCATGTTTGCCATCTGCGCCAGCTCTTCAACGGAAAATGATTTGCTCAGATTGGTTTTTAGGTTTTTGATGACCTCGGCTATCTTCTGCATGTTCCCGCCTGCAACAGCCAGCTTGGCTATCCTGCGTCCGTTGGGACTTGTCAGAAGCCTGTAGAAAAGCTCAGCAGTGACCAGAGGAGCCAGAAACTGCGCATCCTGAGGGCTGTCCAGAAGTTTCACCAGCCGCAGAACGCTGTCGGTTATCCCTTCGTCCATCTCCCCCACAAAAACGCCCCTGTCGGTTGCCGTTTCCGGCACAATCTCTATTCCGCTTTTGCTGATTATGTCGCTTATCTGGATGGGGTCTATGTCCACCTGAACGCACATATAAGGTTTTTCCGGTTTCGCCGTAACAACGCACCCTGTTGCGGGGAGTTCGACGGAAACGGCCAGATAGTTCAGCTCGGAGTATTTATAAACCTCATTTTCAAGGGTCATCTCCTTGCTCCCCTGCACAATGAAGCACACACATGGGGTATAGACCGAAGCCGTCCGCACTCCGGCTGTGGTAACCTTATAAAAATGCAGGCAGTCTATCGCTGTGTTTGCGACTCCCTCTTTATCGGAGTATTTGTCAATTATATGTGATATCTGTTTCAGGGCATCAGTTTTCATATGCTCTCCTGTGTTTGATTACAGTATATTCTTAAACGCAAATAATAAAACATAAAAATGCATGCGCCGCAGTTTTGGGCAATAATGCGGCAGGTCTGTGTATTTCCTCAAATGCGTGCAGGTATTATTGTTACAACGGACGGAATGAACCAAGGAGGAATCAGATGATAACACTCATAACAGGCGGAAGCAGAGGGCTTGGAAAAAACATGGCGCTGACTCTGGCGGACAGAGGTCACGACATAATTCTGACTTATAACAGCAGAAAGGACGAGGCGGAAGCGGTTGTCGCTGAGATCCTGAATAAAGGAAGAAAGGCGGCGGCTTTGCAGCTGGACGTTTCAAAGAGCGCAACGTTTCAGGCGTTTGCGGATGATGTTAAAGATGCGCTTAAGGGGTTTGACAGTGAAACCTTCGACAATCTGGTGAACAACGCCGGAATAGGCATTAATGCACCGTTCACGGAGACCACGGAGGAGCAGTTCGACCTGCTGGTGAACATCCACCTGAAGGCACCTGTTTTTCTTACGCAGAAACTTCTGCCGCTGATAAAGGACGGAGGCAGGATAATGAACCTTTCGTCAGGTCTGGCAAGATTCTGTATGCCCGGCTACAGCGTATACGGAAGCCTTAAAGCCGCTGTGGATACCCTGACCAGATATATGGCGAAAGAACTGGGCGCAAGGGGCATCAGCGTTGTTGCTCTGGCTCCCGGAGCAATAGAGACGGATTTCGGCGGCGGGGTGGTTCGAGACAACGAACAGGTGAACAAACTCATAGCCTCAATGACCGCACTGGGCAGGGTCGGTCTGCCGGATGATATCGGCGGAGCGGCTGCGGCGTTGCTGTCACCGGAGGCTCGGTGGATCAACGGTATGCGGATCGAAGCATCCGGCGGCACACTGCTTTAACTTTTTATAACACATCACATTTTTGCGTTGGAAGGCAGAAAATCCTGCTCATGTACTTCTATGTACACTGCGCATATTTTCCGCCTTCCGCCTTAAACTGTTCGGTTCTAAAAAGTTATATAATTAAGATGTTTATTTAATCTCTTTTATCAGCCTCATCCCGTTCAGCGTAACGAGAATTGAAGCTCCGGTGTCTGCAAACACTGCCAGCCAGAGGTTGGTTATCCCTGCGAATGTGCCTGCGATGAACAGAGCCTTAACGGCAACCGAGAATGTTATGTTCTGCTTTATGACCGCCACGGTCTTGCGGCTCAGTTTCATAAGATAGGGCAGTTTGCCTATGTCGTCCGACATAAGGGCTATGTCCGCTGTTTCCAGAGCGGCATCAGTTCCTGCCGCACCCATGGCAATGCCTATATCCGCCAGTGCGAGGGCAGGGGCATCGTTCACCCCGTCACCAACCATGGCCACACGTCCGTATTTATCGGCAAGAGGTTTCAGTGCCGCTGTTTTGTCTTCCGGCAGAAGCTCGCTGAAACACTCATCCAGCTCCAGTTTGGAGGCTATCATATCCGCCGCACGCCTGTTGTCTCCGGTGAGCATGGCAACACATTCAATCCCGCTCTCTTTCAGAGCTTTCACAGCCTCATGGCTTCCGTCCCGCAGAACGTCCGCAAGGGCGATGTGTCCCAGAATACCTTCGTCAGTACCCACATAAACAACTGTCTTGCCCTGCTTTTCAAGCTCATCCATGGCAAATGCCGATTCACCGAACAGCCTTTTGTTACCCACATAGACTGTTCTGCCTTCAACTAAGGCTTTCGCTCCTTTGCCAGGTATCGCTTCAAAATTTTCAGTTGGCAGAAGTTCTGATCTTTCCACAGAGTTTGCTATGGAATGAGCCAGAGGATGCTCGGAGAATCTCTCGACCGATGCCGCCAGTGTCAGAAGTTCCTTTTCTGAAACCCTGTCTGCGTGAACGTCGGTAATGACGGGTCTGCCAGATGTCAGCGTTCCGGTTTTATCGAAAGCTATGGCTCTGATTCTGCTCATCTGCTCAAGGAACACTCCGCCCTTGATAAGCACACCCCTTCTGGATGCGTTGCCTATGGCAGAAACAATCGACACAGGGGTGGATATCACCAGTGCACAGGGGCACGAGATCACCAGAAGCACCAGTGCCTTGTAAAACCATTCATCGAAACTCTGACCGAATACCAGAACGGGAACTGCGGTCAGAAGTACAGCGGAGACCACCACCGCAGGGGTATACCATGCGGCGAATCTGTCCACCAGCGACTGCATGGGTGCTTTCTGTGCCTGTGCCTCCTCAACCATACTCATGATACGGCTGATTGTGGAGTCCGATGCGGGTCTGCTGACTCTTATGGTCAGTGCGCCTGTGGTGTTGAGCGTTCCGGCGTAAACCGTGTCCCCCGTCTGTTTTTCGGTGGGTACGGACTCTCCTGTTATGGAGGCCTGATTTACAGCGGAAAACCCGTTCACCACTTCGCCGTCCATGGCTATCTTCTCCCCGGGTTTAACGAGGATGGTATCTCCGATGGATATTTCATTTACATTGAGTATCTTTTCAGTTCCATCCCGCATGACCAGAGCCTCATTAGGTGCTTTTTCCATGAGCGAGCGGATGGATCTTCTGGTCTTGTCCATTGTGTATGCCTGAAGTGCGTTGCCCAGCGAAAAAAGGAAAACAACGGCGGCACCTTCGCTCCACTCGCCGATGGCTCCTGCGCCTATGGCCGCAATGAGCATCAGAAAATTGGTGTCCATCGTTCTCTTTTTCAGGCTGTAAAGTCCGCTGAGAGCAACATTCCAGCCGCCGGTTATCATGGCCGCCGCATAGAGTGCATTGGATGTTGCTTCGTTTCCTGCCATACCCAGCAGAAAACCCGCTGCGAGAAAAATTCCCGATGTTATGGTTCCGACAGTTTTTCTGTCTTTCAGCCACGATTGCTTCTCTTCTGTCTGAACATCGGCGGGAACTGCGGAATAGCCCGCCTGCTTAACGGCACGGATTATCTTTGCGGGGTCGGTGTTGTGGCGGACGGTGAGTGTTGCCGAGGCAAAGCTCAGACGTGCATAGAGCACACCCTCCATCTGTTTTATGATGTTCTCGACCTTTGCGGCGCAGTCGGCACAGTCAAGTCCCTGAACACGGAACACAGCCTGTTC
This genomic stretch from Seleniivibrio woodruffii harbors:
- a CDS encoding AraC family transcriptional regulator produces the protein MKTDALKQISHIIDKYSDKEGVANTAIDCLHFYKVTTAGVRTASVYTPCVCFIVQGSKEMTLENEVYKYSELNYLAVSVELPATGCVVTAKPEKPYMCVQVDIDPIQISDIISKSGIEIVPETATDRGVFVGEMDEGITDSVLRLVKLLDSPQDAQFLAPLVTAELFYRLLTSPNGRRIAKLAVAGGNMQKIAEVIKNLKTNLSKSFSVEELAQMANMSQSTFHHHFKEVTAMSPLQFQKKLRLTEARRIMIAETADAASTAYRVGYESPSQFSREYSRMFGAPPAADAARMRAGLTA
- a CDS encoding heavy metal translocating P-type ATPase produces the protein MSEKQACGCCCCPQKEEIQETVPAGGEQAVFRVQGLDCADCAAKVENIIKQMEGVLYARLSFASATLTVRHNTDPAKIIRAVKQAGYSAVPADVQTEEKQSWLKDRKTVGTITSGIFLAAGFLLGMAGNEATSNALYAAAMITGGWNVALSGLYSLKKRTMDTNFLMLIAAIGAGAIGEWSEGAAVVFLFSLGNALQAYTMDKTRRSIRSLMEKAPNEALVMRDGTEKILNVNEISIGDTILVKPGEKIAMDGEVVNGFSAVNQASITGESVPTEKQTGDTVYAGTLNTTGALTIRVSRPASDSTISRIMSMVEEAQAQKAPMQSLVDRFAAWYTPAVVVSAVLLTAVPVLVFGQSFDEWFYKALVLLVISCPCALVISTPVSIVSAIGNASRRGVLIKGGVFLEQMSRIRAIAFDKTGTLTSGRPVITDVHADRVSEKELLTLAASVERFSEHPLAHSIANSVERSELLPTENFEAIPGKGAKALVEGRTVYVGNKRLFGESAFAMDELEKQGKTVVYVGTDEGILGHIALADVLRDGSHEAVKALKESGIECVAMLTGDNRRAADMIASKLELDECFSELLPEDKTAALKPLADKYGRVAMVGDGVNDAPALALADIGIAMGAAGTDAALETADIALMSDDIGKLPYLMKLSRKTVAVIKQNITFSVAVKALFIAGTFAGITNLWLAVFADTGASILVTLNGMRLIKEIK
- the pheT gene encoding phenylalanine--tRNA ligase subunit beta — translated: MKISINWINEFVDTTGIDMQELAAKLTMAGLEVESVETKARLNNVVVGKVLKCEKHPDADKLSLCVVSTGAEEHQVVCGAPNVRAGQTVVFAMVGAELPNGIKIKKAKIRGTESCGMICAEDEIGISDNHDGIMILPDSLEAGSDVNDYLGLPDTVMEIGITPNRADCLSMVGYAREIAAIYGLKLKERTFELKETDDKAENYGGVVLENKEACPTYMARVIRDVTIAPSPVWMQNRLRAVGIRPINNVVDVTNYVMFEYGQPQHTFDLREIEGKIIVRNAKAGEKLLMLDEKERTFTDEMLLITDEKKILALGGVMGGEHSGIHDDTKDVFLECAYFEPKQTRKTARKLGMNSDAAYRYERGADPANPVKMVDYGAYLLQEVAGGKVCKGKLGEYTEPVPAKVTVTTEWINSYLGTSVSHEQIVKILSDLHLNPEVNGTAITVTAPSYRVDISTNQDIAEEVARMYGYDNIPTTLPRIDADSKPMSRLLTARRDIANQMKTLGFNEAVNYSFMKDDFLKLFDDEAKFVKLLNPISEDMNTMRTQVFPGLLATIKFNLNNGFKQAKFFEFASSFIKTDEKLPEQRMKFAAAVAGQFWPMSWAAPAPVEPFFALKGVLENVLNGYKIKAEYVRSDRHFLHPGKAAEVMVDGKSIGFIGELHPAVADEADVRENVVLFEVDMPELIANATFQYKFAEFSKFPSVYKDISVVVDCSTASVDMINCIKGTSKLAEDAFLFDVYSGKGIEEGRESRTYRVYFTASDRTLTDEETNGQLQKMIDNLTKEFNAQLR
- a CDS encoding SDR family NAD(P)-dependent oxidoreductase, coding for MITLITGGSRGLGKNMALTLADRGHDIILTYNSRKDEAEAVVAEILNKGRKAAALQLDVSKSATFQAFADDVKDALKGFDSETFDNLVNNAGIGINAPFTETTEEQFDLLVNIHLKAPVFLTQKLLPLIKDGGRIMNLSSGLARFCMPGYSVYGSLKAAVDTLTRYMAKELGARGISVVALAPGAIETDFGGGVVRDNEQVNKLIASMTALGRVGLPDDIGGAAAALLSPEARWINGMRIEASGGTLL